In the genome of Microcoleus vaginatus PCC 9802, the window TGCAGTACCAGAAACCACAATCCAGTGTTCGCTGCGGTGGTGGTGCATTTGCAGGCTGAGGCGGTGTCCCGACTTAACTTCTATCCGCTTAATTTTATATCCTGGGCCTTCTTCTAGAGTCGTAAAGGAGCCCCAAGGCCGCAATTCTGTAGCGGCTATTCCGTTGGGTGCTGCAGGTGCGTGCAGGGTAGATACTTGAGAAATTTCTTGAATCTGAACCATGATTTTTACTCCTTGAGGATTGCTTGCGGAATCCTTTGGTAAACGACGTTGTTTTTTGAGATTAACTAATCTATAGTTAAAATCGAAGCCCACCTGCGGGGACTGGTTAGCCGACTGTAGAGTTTTGCAAGAGTTGTGCTCAGCCCGATCGACTTGCCTTAACAACCATAGCAAAACCAACATAGCTGTTGTCACCTGTTATTAGATCGATCGCCCCAATCTACATCAAATCTTCATAGAAAGGGCGCTGGTTCTTGAATTTTGATTAAAGGGGAATCGTAATCCAGCTCTTGAGACTGCTGCTGCAAAACTGCTAGCATCTGGTTAGAGACCCTCTGGGATGAAACCTGGTTGAATAGTTACACTTGAATAAGTTTGGCTAAGTTCTGTGAAGCACTGATAAGTAAACCGAACGTCATAGAGTTTTTTCCATTCTGCAACCCGGGTGGGAGAAAGTGGCCGAAAGCTATCTAACCACGCCTTGAGTCAATCAACTTTTTGCAATTTTTCAGAAATACTCATTACTGCTGAGAAGGCAAAATGCTGCTGGAGAATGTCACCCAGACGCTGAGGATACAGTCGCATTAACAATGCTATAAACTCATTTCTCAAGAACAGGCTTTCCGGCCTGTTCCACAGAGAGTAGATTTTGTGGGCTTGGCCGGAAAGCCCGCCCTTGAAAAGCTTATTAACAAGGGTGCAAGATGTGAGCTAGTATCGGAATTACTCATCTCTCTTCTCTTCTTCTGCACTCTCTGCGGCCTCTGCGGTTTAATAATTCACATAATTGAAGAGTCTTTAAGCATAAATCTTTAACCTCCGGGTTCCATAGTTAAGTTATCGGCTTTAACTATTTTTTTACTCGGATCGAATAAGCTTTGATTTTTGGGTACATCTACCCAACTGAGTAGATCCACATATAATACATGATACTAGAGCGATCGGCATCCCACCCTCTACTCTAGATCAACATCTTTTCACCACTTTGAGAGACACATCAAAATGAACAGCAACGGACTGCCACAAAAACAAGGCTTGTACGATCCGCAGTTCGAGCACGACGCTTGCGGAGTCGGATTCATCGTACACATGAAGGGTAACAAATCCCACGAAATTGTCGAGCAGGCACTGACAATCCTCTTGAACCTCGACCACCGGGGCGCGTGCGGCTGCGAACCCAACACCGGAGACGGGGCGGGGATTTTGATGCAGGTGCCCCACAAGTTTCTCAAGAAAGTAACTGCGACCCTAAACATCGAACTTCCCGAAGCCGGCGAGTACGGCGTTGGCGCGATTTACTCGTCGCCAAATCAAACTGAACGCGAAAACGGCAAACGCATTTTTGAGGAAATCGCCGCCGAAGAAGGCCAGGAAGTGCTGGGCTGGCGCGATGTTCCCACCAACAACTCGTCCCTCGGCGACACCGCCAAATCTAGCGAACCCTTCATGCAGCAAGTGTTCCTCCGGCGCGCCGCAGGTATCGATGAGGCGGCTTTCGAGCGGAAACTGTACGTCATCCGCAAACGGGCTCACAATGCCATCCGCAGGACTAACACAGACCCCTACTGGTATAATTCCACACTCTCCTGCCGGACGATCGTCTACAAGGGTATGTTAATGCCGGTGCAAGTGGGAGATTATTATCCCGAACTGCACGACCCCGACATGGAAAGCGCTCTAGCCTTGGTTCACTCGCGCTTCAGCACGAATACTTTTCCGAGCTGGGAACGATCGCACCCTTACCGCTACATCGCCCACAACGGCGAAATTAACACGATGCGCGGCAACATTAACTGGATGCACGCGCGGCAATCGCTGTTCGAGTCGGAACTATTCGGCGATGACTTAAAGAAAATCCCCAATTTAATCAATATCGAAGGCAGCGACTCGACGATTTTTGACAATGCTTTGGAATTGCTGACTTTGGCTGGGCGTTCTTTGCCTCACGCCGTAATGATGATGATTCCCGAACCTTGGACAGCCCACGAGTCCATGAGTGACGAGAAAAAGGCTTTCTATGAATACCATTCTTGTTTGATGGAACCTTGGGACGGCCCAGCTTCGATCGCCTTTACCGATGGTACATCGATCGGGGCAGTGCTCGATCGCAACGGTTTGCGCCCTTCCCGCTACTGCGTTACCAAAGACGACTTGGTAATTATGGCATCGGAAGCTGGAGTTTTGCCGATCGCCCCAGAACGAATTGTATCAAAAGGTCGCTTGCAACCGGGGCGGATGTTCCTGGTAAATACCGAGGAAGGCCGCATCGTCTCTGACGAAGAAATTAAGACGAAAATCGCCACAGAACACCCGTACCGCGAGTGGATAGATCAGCACATGGTCGAAATCGCCAAACTGAAAGATGCGCCGACATTGCCAGAATCCGACCCCGAAACATTGATCCAGCGGCAAATGGCTTTCGGCTACACCTTTGAAGAACTGCGGTTGCTGTTAGCGCCGATGGCGAAAGA includes:
- a CDS encoding cupin domain-containing protein, yielding MVQIQEISQVSTLHAPAAPNGIAATELRPWGSFTTLEEGPGYKIKRIEVKSGHRLSLQMHHHRSEHWIVVSGTAKVTCGETEQVLFTNQSTYVPQCINHRLENPGVIPLVLIEVQNGEYLGEDDIVRFQDDYARTEKAK